From Echeneis naucrates chromosome 7, fEcheNa1.1, whole genome shotgun sequence, one genomic window encodes:
- the LOC115045936 gene encoding delta-type opioid receptor, with amino-acid sequence METLGRQGNRSILNKMNHTDETLIKALVPILDGLILITGLVGQSLVIAIITGRRRKESQPPHGTDTLLLALSAADLLLLLCLPFHTSAITLGFWPFGGFLCKAISFLGVACSAASVFTLSALAVTRYLTVVHPTWVFRSRMHRRIKLTVALLWVPASALAAPQFAFRTVTLSSSVYCFAFLSDFSQLVYSIALFLFGFTLPLGIIALMYAKIYFFLRSARLLGNAPQLERYQSQVTHTSALLVLVFTVLWLPSYALMFSFIGGTISGSPGYNTIAILARLLASSVAVVNPVLYCFMSQKFRRDLLELGRERWAWCRSCLMGCPNFMRRDMVQPFELDTSSLRGQN; translated from the coding sequence ATGGAGACTTTGGGGAGGCAAGGAAACAGAAGCATCCTTAACAAAATGAACCACACAGATGAGACTTTGATCAAGGCACTGGTGCCCATTCTGGATGGGCTCATCCTGATAACTGGCCTTGTCGGTCAAAGCCTCGTCATCGCCATTATTactggcaggaggaggaaagaaagtcAACCCCCACATGGCACAGACACCCTGCTGTTGGCTCTAAGTGCCGCtgacctcctgctgctgctgtgcttaCCCTTCCACACCTCTGCAATCACCCTGGGCTTCTGGCCTTTCGGTGGCTTCCTGTGCAAAGCCATCAGCTTCCTGGGTGTGGCCTGTTCGGCTGCCTCAGTCTTCACTCTGTCAGCCTTGGCTGTGACCCGCTACCTCACAGTGGTTCACCCCACCTGGGTGTTCCGTTCAAGGATGCACAGACGAATAAAGTTAACAGTCGCTCTGCTCTGGGTCCCGGCCTCAGCCCTGGCAGCTCCGCAGTTTGCTTTCCGTACCGTTACCTTGTCAAGCTCTGTGTACTGCTTTGCCTTCCTTTCTGACTTCAGCCAGCTGGTCTACAGCATTGCTCTCTTCCTGTTCGGCTTCACGCTACCTCTGGGCATCATTGCTCTGATGTATGCCAAAATCTACTTTTTTCTTCGAAGTGCACGTCTCCTGGGAAACGCTCCCCAGCTGGAACGTTACCAGAGCCAGGTAACTCACACTTCAGctctcctggtcctggtctttaCTGTCCTTTGGCTACCCTCCTATGCCCTCATGTTCTCCTTCATTGGAGGAACCATATCTGGGTCACCTGGCTATAACACTATTGCCATCCTGGCCAGATTGTTAGCATCTTCAGTTGCTGTGGTAAACCCTGTTCTATACTGTTTTATGTCTCAGAAATTTAGACGAGACTTGCTAGAGCTGGGGCGAGAGCGCTGGGCATGGTGCAGAAGCTGTCTGATGGGCTGTCCTAATTTCATGAGGAGAGACATGGTACAGCCATTTGAGCTGGACACAAGCTCATTGAGAGGCCAAAACTGA